From Micromonospora nigra, one genomic window encodes:
- a CDS encoding LamG-like jellyroll fold domain-containing protein, whose protein sequence is MSRSRSFRNPRKQSAVGAGLTAAVVLAASLPFGATPASAAPATPSSAPKARAGTVDSAMAEARRTGKPVEATAAGTATSVVTARPDGTVELTQSATPTRTRVDGKWKDLDPTLTRRPDGSIVPAVTANPVRVSPGGTGPLAEMTSGDRAVSFTAPMPLPAPTLDGATATYREVLPGVDLTVRVTAEGGFSHVFVVKSRKAATQPALATLDLTTTTKGVSLAADAAGNITGRDRLKRTVLTAPAPIMWDSSTTAAAAPSGRQRAESTTAAPGRAARTAPIKVKVGRGKLGLTPDRTLLTAADTVYPVYIDPTFTWTPVGPRMSGWATISYQHQSTNYWKNTPDPLDRMQVGNSGVQRSNTLINFAVPHGTLTGAVIHDAIFKITNTRSWNCTPRTVHVYGPGTTLSAANATWNHWEGVSKGSAIASKSFAYGYSGCAADDVSFNITNRIKDDVAAKRSVRTLWMVAANEASDTQSWKEFLETSPTLTIRYNHTPATPTGLKTSPSTSCPAATPTIVGDTGVTLFAPVSDPNRGTLGVRFTLWKDDDATQTALASSDPDLLTYPSGSTAVFLVPRGVLATAAGVVGTSKGVPTTFAWKVQATDFNRTSSWSVTCRFTFDATRAGPPVLSEPSGPAVIGQPVTVTVTPPSGPVPTAYTYQLNSGSPQTVTAGSGGTASITVAPTRFSNTLAVTSVTGGGQNFGETSTVLFTASAPQTPAPDGDLTGDGAADLLIPGGAHNLSSGLWLGRNDGTGTVNPAVTNIGTRGNGFSGTTSPSDFDDTQVVTGQFTGSGLQDVLVYHPNDGTAAILAGNGDGSGLMADQSGMQHDVMAELLLDDQARPALQLANAGNSRGLDPVSYPDLIGITGDANGYQLTYYPSYGDIIGVYYGATSTGALTPTGGTDWNNWTITTTQLADGTAMFLWNRTTGALHLWSGLSYDEGSSQLSYTARTLATSGWNTGASLRLRAGDADDDGIPDLWAVGAQAAVTTWLVSDLQTGTGTISAQPKQTLLTADHTWLFDDQGDGAVATARDISGNKPLAVENSNVIWRTGDLYSPAVIMNTNAAGTDVDTSQQGALSINEPLVDTSKSFSISVWAKPTAAGGVIVSEDGANASRFLLWNNASDNTWRFGLGNADSGWSYTQVIASAGTALGVWTHLVATYNVDTRTISLYVDGALKGSAQYTATPTWPTGGKFVVGRYLYQGVPTAHYAGMVSNLQVWKRALTPTQIGATNAETTGTLIPFGATTWTPPGTGTTRTEIYAADGSGNLWSHRRRNLAPGTPLPSNPLEAPRLIGTGWNQFTAFGVADWDHDGYPDLVVRDNISCKLLVFLGMADDLSPTPTALGNQWCSNRPFGLADYNQDGYQDVITAGATNDLWVYPGDLQGGTLPRIDVGDGWTTDYVPYGAADVRGDSTPDVYARRTSTGHLRLYDFPAGSITLVGDGWATLTSFGLTDLDGDGKVDVLARSNSTGILWMYPGASGGMLNSRTQIASGW, encoded by the coding sequence ATGTCCAGATCCAGATCGTTCCGAAATCCGCGCAAGCAGAGCGCCGTTGGAGCCGGCCTCACCGCGGCCGTCGTCCTGGCCGCCAGCCTGCCGTTCGGCGCCACGCCGGCCAGCGCAGCACCGGCGACGCCGTCGTCCGCGCCGAAAGCCCGGGCCGGCACTGTGGACTCGGCGATGGCCGAGGCGCGGCGGACCGGCAAGCCGGTCGAAGCGACCGCCGCCGGCACCGCCACCTCCGTCGTCACGGCCCGACCGGACGGCACCGTCGAGCTGACCCAGTCCGCCACGCCGACCCGGACCCGGGTCGACGGGAAGTGGAAGGACCTCGACCCCACGCTGACCCGGCGACCGGACGGCAGCATCGTCCCCGCCGTGACCGCCAACCCGGTCAGGGTCTCCCCCGGTGGCACCGGCCCACTCGCCGAGATGACCAGCGGCGACCGCGCCGTGAGCTTCACCGCGCCGATGCCGCTGCCCGCGCCGACCCTGGACGGCGCCACCGCCACCTACCGTGAGGTCCTGCCCGGGGTCGACCTGACCGTCCGGGTCACTGCCGAGGGCGGGTTCTCCCACGTGTTCGTGGTGAAGTCCCGCAAGGCCGCGACGCAACCCGCCCTCGCGACCCTCGACCTCACGACCACCACCAAGGGCGTGAGCCTCGCGGCGGACGCGGCCGGCAACATCACGGGCCGTGACCGGCTCAAGAGGACGGTCCTGACCGCGCCGGCCCCGATCATGTGGGATTCCAGCACCACCGCCGCAGCGGCCCCGTCGGGCCGTCAGCGGGCAGAGTCGACGACGGCAGCACCGGGTCGCGCCGCCCGCACCGCCCCGATCAAGGTGAAGGTGGGTCGCGGGAAGTTGGGCCTCACGCCCGACCGGACGTTGCTCACCGCGGCGGACACCGTCTACCCGGTCTACATCGATCCGACGTTCACCTGGACACCGGTCGGGCCGAGGATGTCCGGCTGGGCCACCATCTCGTACCAGCACCAGTCCACCAACTACTGGAAGAACACCCCGGACCCGCTGGACCGCATGCAGGTCGGAAACTCCGGCGTGCAGCGCTCCAACACATTGATCAACTTCGCGGTCCCGCACGGCACCCTGACCGGCGCCGTCATCCACGACGCGATATTCAAGATCACCAACACAAGATCGTGGAACTGCACCCCCAGGACCGTCCACGTCTACGGTCCCGGCACCACGCTGTCCGCCGCCAACGCCACCTGGAACCACTGGGAGGGTGTCAGCAAGGGCAGCGCGATCGCCTCCAAGAGCTTCGCGTACGGCTACAGCGGTTGCGCAGCCGACGACGTGTCCTTCAACATCACCAACAGGATCAAGGATGACGTAGCCGCCAAGCGGAGCGTCCGCACCCTGTGGATGGTGGCCGCCAACGAGGCCAGCGACACCCAGAGCTGGAAAGAGTTCCTGGAGACCAGCCCCACCCTGACCATCCGGTACAACCACACCCCCGCCACCCCGACCGGGCTCAAGACCTCACCGTCGACCTCGTGCCCCGCCGCCACCCCGACGATCGTCGGTGACACGGGTGTGACGCTGTTCGCGCCGGTCTCCGACCCGAACAGGGGCACGCTGGGCGTCCGCTTCACGCTGTGGAAGGACGACGACGCGACGCAGACCGCGCTCGCGTCCTCCGACCCCGACCTGCTGACCTACCCGTCCGGCAGCACCGCGGTCTTCCTGGTCCCCCGCGGCGTCCTTGCCACGGCAGCCGGGGTCGTCGGAACCAGCAAGGGTGTGCCGACCACCTTCGCGTGGAAGGTTCAGGCCACCGACTTCAACCGCACCAGCAGCTGGTCGGTGACCTGCCGCTTCACGTTCGACGCGACCCGGGCCGGCCCGCCCGTGCTCTCCGAGCCCTCAGGCCCGGCCGTCATCGGCCAGCCGGTCACCGTGACCGTCACGCCGCCCTCCGGCCCGGTGCCGACCGCTTACACCTACCAACTGAACTCCGGCTCACCGCAGACGGTGACGGCGGGCAGCGGCGGAACCGCATCCATCACGGTGGCACCCACCCGATTCAGCAACACCCTCGCGGTCACCAGCGTCACGGGAGGCGGGCAGAACTTCGGCGAGACCTCGACCGTCCTGTTCACCGCCTCGGCGCCACAGACGCCGGCCCCCGACGGCGACCTCACCGGCGACGGCGCAGCCGACCTGCTGATCCCGGGCGGGGCGCACAACCTCTCGTCCGGTCTCTGGCTGGGGCGCAACGACGGCACCGGGACCGTCAATCCGGCGGTCACCAACATCGGCACCCGAGGCAACGGGTTCAGCGGTACGACGTCGCCCTCCGACTTCGACGACACCCAGGTCGTGACCGGCCAGTTCACCGGCAGCGGTCTTCAGGACGTCCTGGTCTACCACCCGAACGACGGCACTGCGGCCATTCTCGCCGGCAACGGCGACGGCTCCGGGCTGATGGCCGACCAGAGCGGCATGCAACACGACGTCATGGCGGAGCTTCTCCTCGACGACCAGGCGCGACCAGCACTTCAGCTCGCCAACGCCGGCAACAGCCGCGGTCTCGACCCGGTGAGCTACCCCGACCTCATCGGCATCACCGGCGACGCCAACGGCTACCAACTGACGTACTACCCGAGCTACGGCGACATCATCGGGGTCTACTACGGAGCCACCTCGACCGGAGCGCTCACCCCCACCGGCGGCACCGACTGGAACAACTGGACCATCACCACCACCCAGCTGGCCGACGGCACCGCCATGTTCCTGTGGAACCGCACCACCGGGGCGCTGCATCTGTGGTCCGGGCTCTCCTACGACGAGGGAAGCAGCCAGCTCAGCTACACCGCACGGACGCTGGCCACCTCCGGTTGGAACACCGGCGCGTCACTACGCCTGCGGGCCGGCGACGCCGACGACGACGGCATCCCGGACCTGTGGGCCGTCGGAGCGCAGGCTGCCGTCACCACCTGGCTGGTGAGTGACCTGCAGACCGGCACCGGCACCATCAGCGCGCAGCCGAAGCAGACCCTGCTGACCGCCGACCACACCTGGCTTTTCGACGACCAGGGTGACGGAGCGGTCGCCACCGCCCGGGACATCTCCGGCAACAAGCCGCTCGCCGTGGAGAACTCCAACGTCATCTGGCGTACCGGAGACCTCTACAGCCCTGCCGTGATCATGAACACGAACGCGGCCGGGACGGACGTGGACACGTCTCAGCAGGGTGCCCTGTCGATCAATGAACCGCTGGTCGACACCTCGAAGTCCTTCAGCATCTCGGTGTGGGCCAAGCCCACCGCCGCCGGTGGTGTCATCGTCAGCGAGGACGGGGCGAACGCGTCGCGCTTCCTGCTGTGGAACAACGCGAGCGACAACACCTGGCGGTTCGGGCTCGGCAACGCCGACAGCGGCTGGTCCTACACACAGGTCATCGCATCGGCTGGGACGGCGCTCGGCGTGTGGACGCATCTGGTAGCCACGTACAACGTCGACACCCGAACGATCTCGCTCTACGTCGATGGAGCCCTCAAGGGCAGTGCCCAGTACACGGCGACGCCGACCTGGCCGACCGGCGGGAAGTTCGTCGTCGGGCGGTACCTCTATCAGGGGGTGCCCACGGCACACTACGCCGGCATGGTCAGCAACCTGCAGGTGTGGAAGCGGGCGCTGACGCCGACCCAGATCGGTGCCACCAATGCCGAAACGACGGGCACCCTCATTCCGTTCGGAGCCACCACGTGGACGCCGCCAGGAACCGGCACCACGCGAACGGAGATCTACGCCGCAGACGGAAGCGGCAACCTGTGGTCGCACCGCAGGCGAAACCTCGCTCCGGGAACGCCGCTCCCGTCGAATCCGCTCGAGGCGCCACGGTTGATCGGAACCGGCTGGAACCAGTTCACCGCGTTCGGCGTGGCGGACTGGGATCACGACGGCTACCCGGACCTTGTCGTCAGGGACAACATCTCCTGCAAGCTCCTTGTCTTCCTCGGAATGGCTGACGATCTCAGCCCGACGCCAACCGCCCTCGGCAACCAGTGGTGCAGTAACCGTCCCTTCGGCCTCGCTGATTACAACCAGGATGGATACCAGGACGTCATCACCGCCGGTGCGACCAACGACCTATGGGTCTATCCGGGTGACTTGCAGGGCGGCACGCTGCCCCGCATCGATGTCGGCGACGGCTGGACCACCGACTATGTGCCCTACGGCGCAGCCGACGTGAGGGGCGACTCGACGCCGGACGTCTACGCTCGCCGGACGAGCACCGGCCACCTGCGACTGTACGACTTCCCGGCCGGATCGATCACCCTGGTGGGCGATGGCTGGGCCACCCTCACATCATTCGGACTGACCGACCTCGACGGGGATGGCAAGGTCGATGTCCTCGCCCGGTCGAACTCCACCGGCATCCTCTGGATGTATCCGGGGGCGTCGGGCGGGATGTTGAACTCGCGAACGCAGATCGCCTCGGGCTGGTGA
- the yaaA gene encoding peroxide stress protein YaaA — MLILLPPSEGKADAGAGRRLDLSRLSLPELTAAREEILAALVTLSGDEEAALAALGLGAGQRGELRRNVRLREAACAPAGRIYTGVLYAALDLASLPPAAQRAAGRQVLVASGLWGAVRLTDRIPPYRCPIGARLPGVGALSTWWRRALPAAMAGAAGDGPVLDLRSGAYAATWTPRDVAAARTVTVRVLHERDVDGVPVRSVVSHFNKATKGRLVRDLLLSGARPRTADALVQALRDLKYPVLEQPAPAGRPRQVDVVVTEL; from the coding sequence ATGCTCATCCTGTTGCCGCCCTCGGAGGGCAAGGCCGACGCCGGTGCCGGCCGGCGGCTCGACCTGTCCCGGCTCAGCCTGCCCGAGCTGACCGCCGCCCGCGAGGAGATCCTGGCGGCGCTGGTCACGCTGAGCGGCGACGAGGAGGCGGCCCTGGCCGCGTTGGGGCTGGGCGCCGGTCAGCGCGGCGAGCTGCGGCGCAACGTCCGGCTGCGGGAGGCGGCGTGCGCTCCGGCCGGGCGGATCTACACGGGGGTGCTGTACGCGGCGCTGGATCTGGCGTCCCTGCCCCCGGCCGCCCAGCGGGCCGCCGGACGGCAGGTGCTGGTCGCCTCGGGGCTGTGGGGGGCGGTGCGGCTGACCGACCGGATCCCGCCGTACCGCTGCCCGATCGGGGCGCGGCTGCCCGGTGTGGGGGCGCTGTCGACGTGGTGGCGTCGGGCGTTGCCGGCGGCGATGGCCGGGGCGGCCGGCGACGGGCCGGTGCTGGATCTGCGCTCCGGGGCGTACGCGGCGACGTGGACCCCCCGGGATGTGGCGGCGGCCCGGACGGTGACCGTGCGGGTGCTGCACGAACGGGACGTCGACGGGGTGCCGGTGCGGTCGGTGGTCAGCCACTTCAACAAGGCGACCAAGGGCCGGCTGGTGCGCGACCTGCTGCTCTCCGGTGCCCGGCCGCGCACCGCCGACGCGTTGGTGCAGGCGCTGCGCGACCTGAAGTACCCGGTGCTGGAGCAGCCCGCGCCAGCCGGTCGGCCACGCCAGGTCGACGTGGTGGTCACCGAGCTGTAG
- a CDS encoding App1 family protein yields the protein MPPTPAGQLAVPTLHRAARIEDAVHQLVERRLRRTGWRMNVIAYTGYGAPGWVRVMCRVLLGRPDTRQKGRLEKVRGWRSFTTLPAKHATVTIETGGVRCEARADRSGFVDTVVEAHLPPGWGSVRISVPDAEPVEAPVRILDPNVRFGVLSDIDDTVMVTALPRPLLAAWNTFVLDEHARAAVPGMAVLYERLVTAHPGAPVFYLSTGAWNVAPTLTRFLSRHLYPAGPLLLTDWGPTQDRWFRSGREHKRATLARLAKEFPEVKWLLVGDDGQHDPEIYREFVADHPDNVAAVAIRRLSPAQAVLAGSLLPHDNREGPVGQKWLSAPDGAGLWRLLRDAGLV from the coding sequence GTGCCACCCACTCCCGCAGGCCAGCTGGCCGTACCCACCCTGCACCGGGCCGCACGGATCGAGGACGCGGTCCACCAGTTGGTGGAGCGTCGGCTGCGGCGCACCGGCTGGCGGATGAACGTGATCGCCTACACCGGCTACGGCGCCCCGGGCTGGGTGCGGGTGATGTGCCGGGTGCTGCTGGGGCGGCCGGACACCCGCCAGAAGGGCCGGCTGGAGAAGGTACGCGGCTGGCGCAGCTTCACCACCCTGCCCGCCAAGCACGCCACCGTCACCATCGAGACGGGTGGCGTACGGTGCGAGGCGCGGGCCGACCGCAGCGGATTCGTGGACACCGTCGTGGAGGCACACCTGCCGCCCGGCTGGGGTTCGGTGCGGATCAGTGTGCCCGACGCCGAACCCGTCGAGGCCCCGGTGCGCATCCTCGACCCGAACGTCCGGTTCGGCGTCCTGTCCGACATCGACGACACCGTGATGGTCACCGCGCTGCCCCGGCCGCTGCTCGCCGCGTGGAACACCTTCGTGCTCGACGAGCACGCCCGCGCCGCCGTCCCCGGCATGGCCGTGCTGTACGAGCGGCTGGTCACCGCGCATCCCGGCGCGCCCGTGTTCTACCTCTCCACCGGCGCGTGGAACGTCGCACCCACCCTGACCCGGTTCCTGTCCCGGCACCTCTACCCGGCCGGGCCGCTGCTGCTGACCGACTGGGGTCCCACCCAGGACCGCTGGTTCCGCAGCGGGCGGGAACACAAGCGTGCCACCCTGGCCCGGCTGGCGAAGGAGTTCCCGGAGGTCAAGTGGCTGCTGGTCGGCGACGACGGGCAGCACGACCCGGAGATCTACCGCGAGTTCGTCGCCGACCACCCGGACAACGTGGCCGCGGTCGCGATCCGCAGACTCTCGCCTGCTCAGGCGGTTCTCGCGGGCAGCCTGCTGCCGCACGACAACCGCGAGGGGCCGGTGGGGCAGAAGTGGCTGTCCGCCCCGGACGGGGCAGGACTTTGGCGGTTGCTGCGGGACGCGGGCCTGGTCTGA